The DNA region acagcgatacatacaatataattttacataataacagactgaaaataaggccaaataggatttaaattttttacagattacttaaatagttattaattataaatttataacagtaggtacgtttgataatttaaacaagctttacaataatataataatatgaaaatataaaaatacgtagtaggtgattcacaacataaatgtatgtgtgtgtgtatctGTATGTGTAttatagactgaagtttcgagcaacCAGTAGGTACCTGatggtacatttttttttcggctgacgtcaaaatgacgtcatttggatGTTAATGTGacacggttccagcgcaatagcaatttgcgggacttacacttCACTGTATAAaaatagttcataataatattacaatagtcCATTTAGTTCTTTATAGTTCACACAATCTGCGTCTCCCAGCTTATAGACCAGGATATAGAATATTACAGATTCCAGTTGCTAAATCTGAATTGAGTCTTATAGGTACAAGAGTTTCAATCTTGAAGTTGACTTCAAGCTAGCCAGTTTGTGAAATCCAGTTGTAGAACTGGGCTCGGACTAGTCTTGCGCGCTGTTAACAGAATCCTGAACTTGTTGTATAAAAAGAATAGTTTTCATTTAGTTCTTTGGGTGAATCTTCACACGCAGCCTGTACACCAGGGCATAGACCCGTCTTGCAGTAATACCAGTAGATTTCTGAACTTGTGATATAAAAGAATAGTTTTCATATAGTTCTTTGGGTGAATCTTCACACAGCCACTACACCAGGGCATAGACCCATCTTGCAGCAATGCCAGTAGATTTCTGAACTTGTGATATAAAAGAATAGTTTTCATTTACCTAGTACTTTGGGGGAGACCCATCTTGCAGTAATGCCAGTAGATTCCAGAACTTGTGGTGTAAAATAATAGTTTTCATTTAGTTCTTTGGGCGAATCTTCACATAACCTCTACACCAGGGTATAGACCCATCTTGCAGCAATGCCAGCATTCTGGACTTTTGgtataaaataattcatttaaCTCTTCGAGGGTGCCCTCATACGCAGCCAGCCCCCCAGCACCCACACCAAGGTATGGAGCCGTCTTGTGGTATTACCGAGAGTTTCCTGGATTTGTGTGTACAGGCTGAGCCGAGAGAGTTCACAGAAGAGCACACACTGTTGGTTCGCTCGTGCTCGGAATGAGACGTTGTCATTTCCTAGAAAGAAAGGTTTGCATTAGTCTTTGGAGTATGTAGATGAAGATTCTTACGGACTTAGGTATGATACatcgagtaggtaagtagtaattTATATTAGGGGTAATATTAGGACAAGCACTGATTAAATAAATCAACGCGATTCGACATTGCGTTCgctatatttttcaataatatttgGCACTCTGAAAGGTAATTTTGTATTGATAACTACGTAAACTGTACCTAccaatttgaaaattataataatggcAGCCAATGATTTTGGATTTGCCCAAGTTTTATATGGGCCTACACAATTTATCAATTTATGTTTTGCTATAACAGGTCTagggatgtttttttttaaattatttttcttattaaaGCGCCTGTTGTAAGCACGAAAGTTAGGCTTTTAGctgacttttttttattccattacaagttagcctttgagtgcgatctcacccggtggtaacagataatgcagtctaagatggaagcaagGTTTCttaacggaacgctaaatcgcttagcggcactgctttgtcggtagggtggaaactagaaacctcccaccagaccagaccagaacagAGTCCCAGACGAGAaattgaacccaggacctctcacaacgctcaccactgcaccagggaagtAGTTACATTACACAGtattagaatataggtacctataatagtacgcgacaggtcgagatggcaatcagggtctgaggcagggggacgccccgcacatcactctcgctatcccgcaccgggttagcgcggggactaaccccaccccgattgccatctcgacctgttgggGACTATAAATAGACGTCATGTTCGGATAGATACTTTCTCTAAATTACGAAACAAATCTTTGtattttgagtaggtaggtagattatTTATGGAATGGTAATAATTTCTAAAAACAAATAGGGCAACCACACGCGTCTTTTTGCCCCTATTTTAAAAGATAATCAAAATTCTACTTTCTTACTTTCTACTTCGACTTCGAACAGATAAGTAAAGCAGATAAGTAAACGAATTGATGATGTTGTGGTATAAGGGAGCGCGAATAATAATACAAATTAAATGTGAGTATACtgtaatatacatacatataattacaaacaaattataatgaaaatggTCACAAACATTTGATAAAATGTGTGTTGTGTAGCTATAGGTACGactattatttacttaaacttAACTATTGTAATAATTGTTTATGGCGTTTTTTTTGcgtttaggtaagtaggtacctacatgaaataGGTTGACTACAGAATGACGTGATTTTGAAGATCGGTGATCTAGGAAAAGGTatccaataagtaggtatgcttaGTCTTGTCTTAGTCGTGTCTTGGTTTTGTCTTAGTCGTGTCTTGGCTTTGTCAAGATCTTGTCTTGGTCGTGTCAAGGTCTTGTCTTAGTCATGTCTTGGTCATGCCTTGGCTTTGTCTTAGTCGTTCTTAGTcgtgtcttggtcttgtcttaGTCGTGTCTTGATCTTGTCTTGGTcgtgtcttggtcttgtcttaGTCGTGTCTTGCTCGTGCCTTGGTGACGTGGTCATGTCTTGGTCTTGTGGTCTTGTCTTAGTCATATCGATCTTGTCTTAGTCGTGTCTTGGCTTTGTCAAGATCTTGTCTTGGTCGTGTCAAGGTCTTGTCTTAGTCATGTCTTGGTCATGCCTTGGCTTTGTCTTAGTCGTTCTTAGTCatgtcttggtcttgtcttaGTCGTGTCTTGATCTTGTCTTGGTcgtgtcttggtcttgtcttaGTCGTGTCTTGCTCGTGCCTTGGTGACGTGGTCATATCTTGGTCTTGTGGTCTTGTCTTAGTCATGTCGATCTTGTCTTAGTCGTGTTTTGGCTTTGTCAAGATCTTGTCAAGGTCGTGTCAAGGTCTTGTCTTAGTCATGTCTTGGTCATGCCTTGGCTTTGTCTTGATCTTGTCTTGGTCGTGTCTTGATCTTGTCTTAGTCGTGCCTTAGCTTTGTTAAGATCTTGTCTTGGTCGTGTCTTGTCTTGGTCGTGTCTTGATCTTGTCTTGGTCGTGTCTTGATCTTGTCTTGGTCGTGTCTTGTCTTGGTcgtgtcttggtcttgtcttaGTCGTGTCTTGATCTTGTCTTAGTCGTGTCTTGGTCGTGCCTCCTCTTGATTGTCCTCATCTTTATTCACATCCATAAGTGTCACTTTAAAACAACGAATAGGCGTAAAAACGCGTGGGACTACCCTAACCTTGCTTAACCTAGCTGTAACGTGCGATCAGTTTTTAAAATGACCTGCGCCACTAAAACAACAAATCTTAAATGGTTATCAATGTTAATCATGTCCTCTCATTCGCACATTATATCTAGGTATAATGTATATATATGAGCGACAGGatggtacagtagccggcaagaaatattgtatgtaccttttagaatgagattttggctttgtagatcgttgtctctgttactcacaCCTaagtatgtgacgttttgtctgtctcaacgacagagacaacgctctacaaaaccgctatctttttccaaaggttgatgtacaatatttctaccACGTACTGTACCTCGCAGTTCACTCTCTACAATGGTCTTGAATAGTACCTGATAGCTATCCCGCTTGTACCGCGGGCCATAACTCGAAGATGACATGTTGGTCCGTTGCGTCGGTCGGTGCCTTGTGCAGTGTTTGTGCTTCTGGTCCTGCTCCTCTATCAGCCTTTCATTATCACTCTCCACTTGAACAGGTATCCCGTTCTTCACTCCATTCTTCGCCTCTGCTTTCTTTTCCTTTCTTTTTCTCTCCCGTTTTTTAAACGTCAGCGAAAACCGCTTTCGTTTCTTAGCTTTAGGAGACTCTTGTCTTTGAGGTACCGTAGATTTATCCCGTTCCGATCTACTAGTGTCATCGTCAGGTGGGGGAACTTGAGATTCTGAATCTGTTTTTAAGGTTATCTCCGTACGAGATGAGGAATCTTGTTCGCCATTTTTGTACGCTACCTCCTTTTCTAAATTAGCCAGTTCCATTCTTCTTAATTTCTTTGGTAATTTATTCACTGTCGCGTAAATAGGTTCCTCATTGTCACCGACTGGGGCTGATCTGGAGCGAAAGAAGAAATCGAATTTCTTTGGTTTGGTGGGCATCTTCTTTTCTACGAACACAACCGTGCTCGCTACTTCCGTGGTTGTCGATTGGACCTCCTCTCCTGATTTTTGACTAGGGCTACTTGGAATGGGTGTCGTTCTAGGGTAGTCGTATGTTAGTTCTATATTCTTTTCTGTCACGTAACATTTTGGCGTTTGCTCTTTGCTTTCAGTCTTAGAGTTCGAGTCGCGACTCGTTGAGTTTTGGCAGCAGCACTTTTTTTGGACAACGTTTTTGGTGTTGCACATGAATATGGAGTTTTGTTGAATGTAAGTGGTTTGTATCGTGGTCGGTTGGACGTCTCCCAGTAAATCCTCTACGTTTCCCCCTGTGTGGAAGCGTGGCGGTTGGTAAGGAGCGATGACGAAGCCTGGCGGAGGTGGTATGACTTGAAAAGGTGGTGACGTCACGGATTGAAAAAATCTTGGCACATTGGGGGCGTCGTGTACAAGTACGTCGACAGTTCGATCAGAGCCATTGTCCGTCGTATTTGGCTGAGCTTGCGCATTGTTCGTCGGTCGTATAGTTTCTTTGATTGTTATGGCTTCCTTACTACTTGTTTGATCGTTCTCCTCCGTCGCTTTAGCATCTTTTTGGCACTCGTCACACGTACACGGAGTACCAGCTCCACTCTGAAACGATAAATTCATTTTATAGCTTATTATGATCTCCCTCAATGACATACGAAACGACAGTAGTTAAAATTATGTGCTAATGCAATGATTTAATTGTACACAAAAATATTTGACGATTAATTATAATGTTTGCATT from Maniola hyperantus chromosome 23, iAphHyp1.2, whole genome shotgun sequence includes:
- the LOC117993286 gene encoding uncharacterized protein isoform X3: MSGMTGASMLRTRRKDVNVKPNRKLDRKSSRGMLYENEELRLRTININAEVERGQSDIKKLKRENEQLKREISALRYEYDKLDRMLRERRSSPEHSDSQGDAYDSEYHNQPPEPYADEDHSDSASVCSACPECASADGSVRAVAFHDLSVVPEEGEQENKSGAGTPCTCDECQKDAKATEENDQTSSKEAITIKETIRPTNNAQAQPNTTDNGSDRTVDVLVHDAPNVPRFFQSVTSPPFQVIPPPPGFVIAPYQPPRFHTGGNVEDLLGDVQPTTIQTTYIQQNSIFMCNTKNVVQKKCCCQNSTSRDSNSKTESKEQTPKCYVTEKNIELTYDYPRTTPIPSSPSQKSGEEVQSTTTEVASTVVFVEKKMPTKPKKFDFFFRSRSAPVGDNEEPIYATVNKLPKKLRRMELANLEKEVAYKNGEQDSSSRTEITLKTDSESQVPPPDDDTSRSERDKSTVPQRQESPKAKKRKRFSLTFKKRERKRKEKKAEAKNGVKNGIPVQVESDNERLIEEQDQKHKHCTRHRPTQRTNMSSSSYGPRYKRDSYQEMTTSHSEHERTNSVCSSVNSLGSACTHKSRKLSVIPQDGSIPWCGCWGAGCV
- the LOC117993286 gene encoding uncharacterized protein isoform X9 gives rise to the protein MTSWTGCCASAAPHRNTRTLKEMLMILNTIISRLSRMLTKTTVASVCSACPECASADGSVRAVAFHDLSVVPEEGEQENKSGAGTPCTCDECQKDAKATEENDQTSSKEAITIKETIRPTNNAQAQPNTTDNGSDRTVDVLVHDAPNVPRFFQSVTSPPFQVIPPPPGFVIAPYQPPRFHTGGNVEDLLGDVQPTTIQTTYIQQNSIFMCNTKNVVQKKCCCQNSTSRDSNSKTESKEQTPKCYVTEKNIELTYDYPRTTPIPSSPSQKSGEEVQSTTTEVASTVVFVEKKMPTKPKKFDFFFRSRSAPVGDNEEPIYATVNKLPKKLRRMELANLEKEVAYKNGEQDSSSRTEITLKTDSESQVPPPDDDTSRSERDKSTVPQRQESPKAKKRKRFSLTFKKRERKRKEKKAEAKNGVKNGIPVQVESDNERLIEEQDQKHKHCTRHRPTQRTNMSSSSYGPRYKRDSYQEMTTSHSEHERTNSVCSSVNSLGSACTHKSRKLSVIPQDGSIPWCGCWGAGCV
- the LOC117993286 gene encoding uncharacterized protein isoform X8; this encodes MTSWTGCCASAAPHRNTRTLKEMLMILNTIILTLMLTASKICIFSRLSRMLTKTTVASVCSACPECASADGSVRAVAFHDLSVVPEEGEQENKSGAGTPCTCDECQKDAKATEENDQTSSKEAITIKETIRPTNNAQAQPNTTDNGSDRTVDVLVHDAPNVPRFFQSVTSPPFQVIPPPPGFVIAPYQPPRFHTGGNVEDLLGDVQPTTIQTTYIQQNSIFMCNTKNVVQKKCCCQNSTSRDSNSKTESKEQTPKCYVTEKNIELTYDYPRTTPIPSSPSQKSGEEVQSTTTEVASTVVFVEKKMPTKPKKFDFFFRSRSAPVGDNEEPIYATVNKLPKKLRRMELANLEKEVAYKNGEQDSSSRTEITLKTDSESQVPPPDDDTSRSERDKSTVPQRQESPKAKKRKRFSLTFKKRERKRKEKKAEAKNGVKNGIPVQVESDNERLIEEQDQKHKHCTRHRPTQRTNMSSSSYGPRYKRDSYQEMTTSHSEHERTNSVCSSVNSLGSACTHKSRKLSVIPQDGSIPWCGCWGAGCV
- the LOC117993286 gene encoding uncharacterized protein isoform X10, whose protein sequence is MTSWTGCCASAAPHRNTRTSRLSRMLTKTTVASVCSACPECASADGSVRAVAFHDLSVVPEEGEQENKSGAGTPCTCDECQKDAKATEENDQTSSKEAITIKETIRPTNNAQAQPNTTDNGSDRTVDVLVHDAPNVPRFFQSVTSPPFQVIPPPPGFVIAPYQPPRFHTGGNVEDLLGDVQPTTIQTTYIQQNSIFMCNTKNVVQKKCCCQNSTSRDSNSKTESKEQTPKCYVTEKNIELTYDYPRTTPIPSSPSQKSGEEVQSTTTEVASTVVFVEKKMPTKPKKFDFFFRSRSAPVGDNEEPIYATVNKLPKKLRRMELANLEKEVAYKNGEQDSSSRTEITLKTDSESQVPPPDDDTSRSERDKSTVPQRQESPKAKKRKRFSLTFKKRERKRKEKKAEAKNGVKNGIPVQVESDNERLIEEQDQKHKHCTRHRPTQRTNMSSSSYGPRYKRDSYQEMTTSHSEHERTNSVCSSVNSLGSACTHKSRKLSVIPQDGSIPWCGCWGAGCV
- the LOC117993286 gene encoding uncharacterized protein isoform X7 translates to MSGMTGASMLRTRRKDVNVKPNRKLDRKSSRGMLYENEELRLRTININAEVERGQSDIKKLKRENEQLKREISALRYEYDKLDRMLRERRSSPEHSDDSASVCSACPECASADGSVRAVAFHDLSVVPEEGEQENKSGAGTPCTCDECQKDAKATEENDQTSSKEAITIKETIRPTNNAQAQPNTTDNGSDRTVDVLVHDAPNVPRFFQSVTSPPFQVIPPPPGFVIAPYQPPRFHTGGNVEDLLGDVQPTTIQTTYIQQNSIFMCNTKNVVQKKCCCQNSTSRDSNSKTESKEQTPKCYVTEKNIELTYDYPRTTPIPSSPSQKSGEEVQSTTTEVASTVVFVEKKMPTKPKKFDFFFRSRSAPVGDNEEPIYATVNKLPKKLRRMELANLEKEVAYKNGEQDSSSRTEITLKTDSESQVPPPDDDTSRSERDKSTVPQRQESPKAKKRKRFSLTFKKRERKRKEKKAEAKNGVKNGIPVQVESDNERLIEEQDQKHKHCTRHRPTQRTNMSSSSYGPRYKRDSYQEMTTSHSEHERTNSVCSSVNSLGSACTHKSRKLSVIPQDGSIPWCGCWGAGCV
- the LOC117993286 gene encoding uncharacterized protein isoform X6, which gives rise to MSGMTGASMLRTRRKDVNVKPNRKLDRKSSRGMLYENEELRLRTININAEVERGQSDIKKLKRENEQLKREISALRYEYDKLDRMLRERRSSPEHSDPPEPYADEDHSDSASVCSACPECASADGSVRAVAFHDLSVVPEEGEQENKSGAGTPCTCDECQKDAKATEENDQTSSKEAITIKETIRPTNNAQAQPNTTDNGSDRTVDVLVHDAPNVPRFFQSVTSPPFQVIPPPPGFVIAPYQPPRFHTGGNVEDLLGDVQPTTIQTTYIQQNSIFMCNTKNVVQKKCCCQNSTSRDSNSKTESKEQTPKCYVTEKNIELTYDYPRTTPIPSSPSQKSGEEVQSTTTEVASTVVFVEKKMPTKPKKFDFFFRSRSAPVGDNEEPIYATVNKLPKKLRRMELANLEKEVAYKNGEQDSSSRTEITLKTDSESQVPPPDDDTSRSERDKSTVPQRQESPKAKKRKRFSLTFKKRERKRKEKKAEAKNGVKNGIPVQVESDNERLIEEQDQKHKHCTRHRPTQRTNMSSSSYGPRYKRDSYQEMTTSHSEHERTNSVCSSVNSLGSACTHKSRKLSVIPQDGSIPWCGCWGAGCV
- the LOC117993286 gene encoding uncharacterized protein isoform X2, which encodes MSGMTGASMLRTRRKDVNVKPNRKLDRKSSRGMLYENEELRLRTININAEVERGQSDIKKLKRENEQLKREISALRYEYDKLDRMLRERRSSPEHSDSQGDAYDSEYHNSNPDAYGVEDLHIQPPEPYADEDHSDSASVCSACPECASADGSVRAVAFHDLSVVPEEGEQENKSGAGTPCTCDECQKDAKATEENDQTSSKEAITIKETIRPTNNAQAQPNTTDNGSDRTVDVLVHDAPNVPRFFQSVTSPPFQVIPPPPGFVIAPYQPPRFHTGGNVEDLLGDVQPTTIQTTYIQQNSIFMCNTKNVVQKKCCCQNSTSRDSNSKTESKEQTPKCYVTEKNIELTYDYPRTTPIPSSPSQKSGEEVQSTTTEVASTVVFVEKKMPTKPKKFDFFFRSRSAPVGDNEEPIYATVNKLPKKLRRMELANLEKEVAYKNGEQDSSSRTEITLKTDSESQVPPPDDDTSRSERDKSTVPQRQESPKAKKRKRFSLTFKKRERKRKEKKAEAKNGVKNGIPVQVESDNERLIEEQDQKHKHCTRHRPTQRTNMSSSSYGPRYKRDSYQEMTTSHSEHERTNSVCSSVNSLGSACTHKSRKLSVIPQDGSIPWCGCWGAGCV
- the LOC117993286 gene encoding uncharacterized protein isoform X11, translated to MTSWTGCCASAAPHRNTRTRLSRMLTKTTVASVCSACPECASADGSVRAVAFHDLSVVPEEGEQENKSGAGTPCTCDECQKDAKATEENDQTSSKEAITIKETIRPTNNAQAQPNTTDNGSDRTVDVLVHDAPNVPRFFQSVTSPPFQVIPPPPGFVIAPYQPPRFHTGGNVEDLLGDVQPTTIQTTYIQQNSIFMCNTKNVVQKKCCCQNSTSRDSNSKTESKEQTPKCYVTEKNIELTYDYPRTTPIPSSPSQKSGEEVQSTTTEVASTVVFVEKKMPTKPKKFDFFFRSRSAPVGDNEEPIYATVNKLPKKLRRMELANLEKEVAYKNGEQDSSSRTEITLKTDSESQVPPPDDDTSRSERDKSTVPQRQESPKAKKRKRFSLTFKKRERKRKEKKAEAKNGVKNGIPVQVESDNERLIEEQDQKHKHCTRHRPTQRTNMSSSSYGPRYKRDSYQEMTTSHSEHERTNSVCSSVNSLGSACTHKSRKLSVIPQDGSIPWCGCWGAGCV
- the LOC117993286 gene encoding uncharacterized protein isoform X4; protein product: MSGMTGASMLRTRRKDVNVKPNRKLDRKSSRGMLYENEELRLRTININAEVERGQSDIKKLKRENEQLKREISALRYEYDKLDRMLRERRSSPEHSDSQGDAYDSEYHNDSASVCSACPECASADGSVRAVAFHDLSVVPEEGEQENKSGAGTPCTCDECQKDAKATEENDQTSSKEAITIKETIRPTNNAQAQPNTTDNGSDRTVDVLVHDAPNVPRFFQSVTSPPFQVIPPPPGFVIAPYQPPRFHTGGNVEDLLGDVQPTTIQTTYIQQNSIFMCNTKNVVQKKCCCQNSTSRDSNSKTESKEQTPKCYVTEKNIELTYDYPRTTPIPSSPSQKSGEEVQSTTTEVASTVVFVEKKMPTKPKKFDFFFRSRSAPVGDNEEPIYATVNKLPKKLRRMELANLEKEVAYKNGEQDSSSRTEITLKTDSESQVPPPDDDTSRSERDKSTVPQRQESPKAKKRKRFSLTFKKRERKRKEKKAEAKNGVKNGIPVQVESDNERLIEEQDQKHKHCTRHRPTQRTNMSSSSYGPRYKRDSYQEMTTSHSEHERTNSVCSSVNSLGSACTHKSRKLSVIPQDGSIPWCGCWGAGCV
- the LOC117993286 gene encoding uncharacterized protein isoform X1, with amino-acid sequence MFFLQVLIDAWRQRGTMSGMTGASMLRTRRKDVNVKPNRKLDRKSSRGMLYENEELRLRTININAEVERGQSDIKKLKRENEQLKREISALRYEYDKLDRMLRERRSSPEHSDSQGDAYDSEYHNSNPDAYGVEDLHIQPPEPYADEDHSDSASVCSACPECASADGSVRAVAFHDLSVVPEEGEQENKSGAGTPCTCDECQKDAKATEENDQTSSKEAITIKETIRPTNNAQAQPNTTDNGSDRTVDVLVHDAPNVPRFFQSVTSPPFQVIPPPPGFVIAPYQPPRFHTGGNVEDLLGDVQPTTIQTTYIQQNSIFMCNTKNVVQKKCCCQNSTSRDSNSKTESKEQTPKCYVTEKNIELTYDYPRTTPIPSSPSQKSGEEVQSTTTEVASTVVFVEKKMPTKPKKFDFFFRSRSAPVGDNEEPIYATVNKLPKKLRRMELANLEKEVAYKNGEQDSSSRTEITLKTDSESQVPPPDDDTSRSERDKSTVPQRQESPKAKKRKRFSLTFKKRERKRKEKKAEAKNGVKNGIPVQVESDNERLIEEQDQKHKHCTRHRPTQRTNMSSSSYGPRYKRDSYQEMTTSHSEHERTNSVCSSVNSLGSACTHKSRKLSVIPQDGSIPWCGCWGAGCV
- the LOC117993286 gene encoding uncharacterized protein isoform X5, whose product is MSGMTGASMLRTRRKDVNVKPNRKLDRKSSRGMLYENEELRLRTININAEVERGQSDIKKLKRENEQLKREISALRYEYDKLDRMLRERRSSPEHSDQPPEPYADEDHSDSASVCSACPECASADGSVRAVAFHDLSVVPEEGEQENKSGAGTPCTCDECQKDAKATEENDQTSSKEAITIKETIRPTNNAQAQPNTTDNGSDRTVDVLVHDAPNVPRFFQSVTSPPFQVIPPPPGFVIAPYQPPRFHTGGNVEDLLGDVQPTTIQTTYIQQNSIFMCNTKNVVQKKCCCQNSTSRDSNSKTESKEQTPKCYVTEKNIELTYDYPRTTPIPSSPSQKSGEEVQSTTTEVASTVVFVEKKMPTKPKKFDFFFRSRSAPVGDNEEPIYATVNKLPKKLRRMELANLEKEVAYKNGEQDSSSRTEITLKTDSESQVPPPDDDTSRSERDKSTVPQRQESPKAKKRKRFSLTFKKRERKRKEKKAEAKNGVKNGIPVQVESDNERLIEEQDQKHKHCTRHRPTQRTNMSSSSYGPRYKRDSYQEMTTSHSEHERTNSVCSSVNSLGSACTHKSRKLSVIPQDGSIPWCGCWGAGCV